Within Bdellovibrio bacteriovorus HD100, the genomic segment AGCCTCAAAGAAAACGGCGATCACGCTTTGGGAAAACTGTCCTGGGGCAAAGTGCGCATCGACCTTAAAGCCATTCCAGAAATTCGCCGCGGTGAAAGCAATGCCACGCGCACCAACCGCACTCACAAAACCTTCTATCGCGAGATTCTGGCAACCGTCGTGCATGAGACCATTCATGCTTATGACAAACTGAACGATCACGATGCGGATGAGGCCCGCATGATCCGTGTGTGCAAAGAGGAAAAAGAGGACCGCCAAAACACCCGCACCAGCCCCGAGTGCAAGCCTTACGAAAACATGTATCGCAGCTATTCACAAAATCCGTATTTCACAATGATTGCAGGGTTTGTTGACAGCGACGAGTCCTGGATGAAACACCGCAGTCCTGACATTTATGAGCTGACCAGCGCCTTTGAATCTTTCGCGGTGAATATGGAATATTTCCTGATGGACCCGGACTATGCATGCCGTCGTCCATCACTGTACCACCTGTTCCGCACCAAATTCAAACACACCCCTTTCCCGAACAGCGGCTGCCAGGTGCCACTCAACTATGTGATCCCGGACTTCAAGGGTAAAGACAGCCCGCTCCGCAGTATTGATCCGAGCCGCATCTATCAGGTGCACTATCTGCTGGCCGCAGAAGGTGAAGCAATGATGAGCGGATGGGGTCATTCCATGTTCCGTCTGGTGATGTGTGCTCCGGAAAGAAAAGTTGTCGGTCCCGACTGCCTGAAGGATCTGGATCAGCATATCGTGCTTTCTTACCGCGCTTTTGTGAACAGCATTCAGATCAACACCCTTAAAGGTCTGACCGGGGACTATCCTTCGCGTCTATTCCTGGTGCCCATGCATCAGGTGATTGATGAATACACCAAGACGGAGCTGCGTGATCTAAGAAGTGTCCCTATGAATTTGTCTCGCGATGAAATCCGCCAGTTCGTGACCCGCACGATTGAAACCCACTGGTCTTATGACGGCCGCTACTATTTCACCTCCAACAACTGCGCGGTGGAATCGTTGAACCTGATGAAGGGGTCTTTGTTCCGCCCGGAACTGATCTATCTGGAAACCAAAACCCCGATCGGTCTTGAAAAGGATCTGCTGCGCCTGAAGATCGCTGACAATCGCGTTTTTGCAAACCGCACCCAGGCCATCAACACAGGCTACCTGTTTGATTCCTACCGGGACCGCTATGAGATGAGCTTTAAAGTTCTGAAAGACACTATTGGTGTTAATCAAAAAGACTTCCGTGAACTGCTCAGCCTGACGGCCTCCCAGCGTGGCAGTCTGTATTCGCGCATCAACAAGCTGGAAGGCAAAACCCGTCGTAAAGCGGCGGCTGCGATTGTGCTGCTTGAAAACGGTGCCCACCGCTTCCTGACGGCCGCGATCAAAGCAGATCTGACCCAGCATGTGATCAAGGAAGAAAAACAGGCCGCCAAACGTGGCGAAACCACCCGTCAAAAAGAGATCGTGACCGCATTGACTGAAATCAGCGACATGTTCTCGCAGCCGGCTTCGTTCCTGAAAGGTGCGGAAGGTTACGGTCTGCCGACGGAGCAGGACTGGGAGCAGGTTCAGCGTCTTTCCTCGCACAAACAAAACCAGGGATCTGACATCTACGATGAAGTGCAGAAGAATGTGGAAAGCCTGATCAATTCGGCCCAAATGAAGGAAATTGAAGCCATTAAAAAGAACGTGGAATTTGCGCTTAGCTTTATGCGCTCCATTTAACATTTGCGACGGACAGATTTGACGATGAAGAACGCCAAGCTGATATTTACATTTGCAATGATGCTGACGTCCCTGGGGGCGCAGGCCAACACATTCAACGAAGAACGTGAAACCCACGCTCGTGGAATCATGGTGGCCGTCGACACGCGCGACCACCGGCAATGCCAGACCACGAAACGCAGTCTGGAAGACCTGGTCCCTCTGGAAGAGGATCTGTGTGCCGCTGATGAGCTCAATCCCCTCAGCGTCGTGGTCATCACCATACCCATAGACGAATGGGACTTTATGGCCGAGATCGACAACTCCCGCAATGCCGAAAAAAGCATCCGCGACACCAACGCCGGATTCGTTCGCGCCAGTCGCACCAATTTGCTTTTCATTCTGCCCAGTGCCAGAACCTCGAACAACATGATCCGCGTGGCCGTGCGCCGCCACCAAGCCACCGTGGCCCAGGTGCGTGTGTCGGACCTGTCCATGCTGCATGAAATGAATTTTGGCTCAGCCATCGTGCATTTTACCTTAAAAAATATCCCCCACCAGCTGACCGAAAAGGACCGCGAATCCGCTGAACGCATCGTCCGCCGCGTGCGCGTGCGCTCGAACGCCATTGCCGGTGCAGAACGCGAAAAAACAATTTTGGATTCATTGAACGTGGTCTCTACCATCAATTCATCACTCAACGAAGCGGCAAACACTCCGAATCGATTTGAGATGAACTTGTTCCTGCCGGATGCCTATTGCCGAAGGGAAAACAAATGCTCCAAGGGCGATGACGACCGCCTGATTCCGCTGGGACTGGGGTTTTCATTTAAAATCAGATTCTAAAGCAGATACGCCGGATCTTTGCGATAATGGGCGAAGGGATCATACTCGCCCACGTCCAGGCGTTTTTTCTTGTTATACTTTTGCCATCTTTCCACCATGGCAAAAGCATCATAGTCGATACCGCCGTTTAAAAGATGATCCTGCAGATTTGTCGCCACCGGCTTTTCTTTGGTGGCCCGGGTGAAGTTCAGCACCGGTTTGCCAAACTCGCGCTGCTTGCGAAAATTCAATGATGGTGAATCACTCAAGAATTCAAACTTTGCCTGGAAGATGGTGTTTTCTGAACTCCACTTGAGCTCCTGGAACTTTTCCGTCAAAGCCTTTCTAACGGCGCGCACGGCATGCACTTTCAAAATTGGATCCTCGGAAGACGCACGCAGTGATTTTTCCAGCAGATAGCCCTTTTCATCGACTTCAAACTGCAGCATCACGGTGCCGAAGTGATTGTACTGAGCAAGAATCGAATCAAACATCAGCTCGCTGTCAATGCGCCTAAAAACCTCGCGGTGATAATCCCAGTTGTCAGTGTCGGCAAAGACGTTGGCACTTTCCAGTGCATAGGTGGCGCGATCCCGAAAGTCTCTCGCAGGCCCGTCAGAGTTTTCAGTGACATCTTCACTGTCATTGAAGTCATAGGTTTTAAACAGGGACTTTGTTATCGTCCCGGGCTTCGCACCCATGGCTTGCGACGCCCCGGAAGGGATCCCTCTTTTCGGACCCGCGGAAGGCGCGTGGGATTTTTCGACAACTGCAAACTCCACCGGGATCGGGTCCGGACTGTGGGGCACTTCAATAACCGCAGGTTTTCCCAGCCACAGGGCTGACAAAGCAAGGGCATGAATCGTGACAGAAGTGAGGATCCATCTTGAGGAATGCATGGAAAAAACGCTATCCCAGGATTCAGTTCGAATATAGAAGAGCCTATAACCCCATGCGGCAATTTTCCATTGACAGCGCCTCTTCCGGCCTCTATTTAAGGGCCACTCAGGAGATCTAAGATGAAGAAATTATTGGTTTTTGCCTTGCTGGCCGCCAGTCCCGCATTCGCCGGCCGTGTTGATGAAATCCAGATCATGACCACCGAAGATGTCGAGTTCACCCTGAATCTTTGGCAGAACCGCGCAAGCTATCAGATCACCTACCAGAACTTCACCACCCCGTCCGAAGGCCACGATCTGGCTGTTCAGACAAAACTGGTTGTGAACATGCCGAACCAAGGAAACCAAGAGTGGACATGTGTCACTCAATTCGTTAAAACTCCTAGGTTCTTTGAGATTACTAAAACAGTTTGTCATTAATAAACAAGGAGACACCATGTCTATCGAACAAACATTCTCTATCATCAAACCAAATGCCATGAAGAAAAACGCTATCGGCGATATCGTGAGCATGTTTGAAGCTAACGGCCTGAAAATCGCTGCTGCGAAAATCACCGTTCTTACAACTGCAAAAGCTGAAGAGTTCTACGCTGAACACAAAGCACGCCCATTCTTCGGTGAGCTTGTGTCCTTCATGACTTCCGGTCCGGTTATGTTGATGTGTCTTCAGGGTGAAGGCGCAGTTTTGAAAAACCGCGAAATCATGGGTGCTACGGACCCTAAAAAAGCAAACCCAGGCACAGTTCGCGCGAAATTCGGCGACAACGTGGGTGAAAACGCAGTTCACGGTTCTGACTCTCCAGAGTCTGCAGCTCGTGAATTGGCTTTGTTCTTCGAAAAACACGAAATCTGCAACGTTTAATCGTTCACAGATTCAAATTTGAAATTAGCGATATAAAATGTCTGCGAAATCAAACCAAAGGGGAGCGAAAGCTCCCCTTCTTGGTTCCAAGATCAAACTGAATATTGAAAAACTCGCCATTGGCGGTGCTGGAGTCGCTCGACACGAGGGCATGGTTGTCTTCGTTCCTCAAGCAGCGCCCAATGAAGAAATCCTGGCGGAAATCACTCTGGTAAAAAAGAACTTCATGGAAGCCCGCGTGGTCGAAATTCTGACGGCCAGCCCCCATCGTCGTGAACCACCCTGCCCGGTGGCGCACACTTGCGGCGGCTGCAACTGGCAGCACATCACCGAGGAAGAACAGCGCCGTCAAAAACACACGCTGGTTCTGGAAACGATCAAAAAGTTCAACCGGGATCTGGAATTCAACTATCTTCCCATCCAACCAAGTCCGCGTGTGCTGCGCTATCGCAACCGCATTCAGCCGAAATTCAAAAACGGCCGCTTCGGTTTCTTTGCGCGCAATTCCCACCAGATCGTGGAAACGATGGACTGCCTGATCACGGAAGAAACTCTGACCGATAAATTTGCCGAGGTGAAGGCCTGGGCCGAAAAGAAAAATGCGAAAGATCTTCAGCGTCTTGAGATGTACATCGCCGAAGAAGGTGATGTGCGCTATGGCCTGATCACTGACGAAGATGACGGCATCGGTTTTTCTCAAGTGAATCGCTTTCAGAACGAGGACCTGCTGCGCACGGCTTTGGACTGGGCGGGCGACGGTCCGTACAAAAAAGTTTATGACCTGTATGCCGGTGCCGGGAACTTCACCTTCCCTCTGGCGGCAAAATACGCCGGCTCGGAAATCATTGGTGTGGAACTCAACCCGAAGCTCGTGGAGCGGGCTCGTTCCAAAATCACCGACAAGCGCATGACCTACTTCATGTCGGATGTGGAAACCTACATGCGCCGGGCCAGCATTGGAAAAGACGATCTGGTGGTCCTGGATCCTCCTCGGGCCGGAGCCAGCGAATACACCATGCAGACCCTCGCCGCCGCCCAGCCACGCAAGATCATCTACATCAGCTGCCACCCAGTGTCTTTGGCGCGGGATCTTAACTGGTTCTTTGCTCAGACGCAGAAACTAGGCATCAAGTACAAGCTCGACCGGGTGCAGACTTTCGAGATGTTCCCGCAGACGGATCATGTGGAAACTATTGCGGAACTCAGGGTTGACTCTTAGTCCTCTAATGATACCTTTTTAGCATGCGTAAATGGATTCTCGCTCTGTGCGCCCTGACGATGCTGGGTTGTGCCAGCCGGTCGGCACAGGAAAAACAAAAAGCCGAACTTCATCTTCGATTGGGTGTTGCCCATATCGAGACTGGTGCTTATCCCTATGCCTTGCAGGAGCTGCTGAAGGCGCAGGAACTGGATCCCAAAAATCCCGTCATTCAAAACAATCTGGGTCAGGTCTATTTCTTCCGCGATCGTCTGGATCTGGCCGAAAAACATCTGCGCCAGGCTTTGAGTCTTGAACCCCGCTATTCTGATGCACGCAACAACCTGGGCCGCGTGCTGATTGAAGCCGGTCGTTATGCCGATGCTGAAAAAGAAATCCAGCTGGTGCTGAATGATCTGACTTATGGAAATCCGGAAAAAGCCTACATCAATCTGGGCCTGGTTAAGTTCAATCAGAAAGAATATGCAGCCGCCCGCACCTCTTTTGGCAAGGTCATGGACTCTCAAACGGATGACTGCATCGCCAACACCTACTATGGCCGTACGTTCTTTGAAGAAAAGGACTATGGTCGGGCTGCCGAAGCCCTGGATCGCGCTATCGGATTCTGCCAGAAGAATCTGTATGATGAGCCTCACTACTACAGCGCGCTTTCCTACTATCGTCTGGGCGAGAAATCAAAATCCGTCGCCCGCTTTGAAGAGTTGATAAAATACTATCCCACCGGTAAGTATCGCGACAAAGCCAAGGGAATGCTCAGTTTGATTCGAAAGGGACATTAATGAAAAAGACCGGAGAACTTCTAAAAAAAGCCCGCGAGGAAAAAGGCCTCTCCCTGCACGAAATTGGTCTTTCTTTGAAAATCAGCAGCAAGGTTCTTAAAGCCATCGAAGAGGGTGATGAAACCCAATTGCCGGCAAAGACCTTTCTGCGCGGCTTTGTACAGAGCTATGCCAACTTCCTGCACCTGAACTCAGATCAGGTTCTTGAAGTCTTCTACGAGGAAATGGGTTCAACAAAACCCAAACCTTACATCCGCCAGACAGAAGAACCCAAAGCAGCGGGAACAACAACCGAATCAGAAACAAAACCGGCAGGTGCGGCAACTGAAGGCACTGCGGAAGCAGCAGCTCCGGCTCCGGAAGCCACTGTCACGCCGATTCGCAAAACCCCGCCGCCAACCAGTTCCAACCACGGCATGCAGTCCCTGAAAGAAAATAAGAACACCAAAACCTACATCATTCTGGGTCTGGGTGTTATTCTGGTGGGCCTGATTTTGTTCACGAAAAAAATGATCGACAAATATTCCAAGGAAGCCGAGGTTCCAAGTGCGGAAGTCGCGCAGACCATGGAAGGGGCCACTCCGGTTGTGGTCGACACCACCATTGATGGCGGCACTTTGACTGAAGTGGATCCCAATGCCACTCCGGGCCCGCTGGGCAACCTGACGACCGCTCCAACACCAGCAGCGACCGTGTCCTCCACTGCAACTCCCGCAGCGTCTCCGACTTCGGCAGTTTCAACGCCGGTGACTGCAGCAACTCCTGCGGCGTCTCCGACTGCAACTCCGAAACCGACGGCGACTCCCAGTCCTGCTCCGACCGCAACTCCGTCCCCGACACCAGTGGCGTCACCAAGTCCGACGCCCACTCCGACTCCAAAACCTGAGTCCGGCAAACCCGTGGAGCTGATCGTGGAGGCTTTGGATTCAGTCGAAATTGAATACTCCGCTCCGAACGGAAAACCGCAAAAGATCCGTCTGTCTGCTGAGCAGGTTCACACCTTCAAAAGCAAAAGCGGTCTGAAGATCAATTTCTCCAACGGTGGCGCTGTGAATCTGATTTTGAACGGAAAAGAAGTCGGCATTCCGGGTGACCTTGGCAAACCCATCCGCTTGAGCTACTAGTCTTGAAAGATCTATTCCGCATCTGGTGGATCAGCCTTCTGGTAAAACTTGTTCTGTCAGCACTCATCCCCTTGAGTGCTGATGAGGCCTACTACTGGGTGTGGGCCCAGCGCCCCCAGCTGAGCTACTTCGACCATCCCCCTCTGGTTTCCTGGCTTTTTTATCTTGGACACTTTCTTGAACCTTTCATGAACGCCGTGCGCTGGCCGGCGGTGATTCTGGGTCACGGGCTTTTGGCTGTGTGGTTCTATATCCTGAAGGACAAGATCGATTTTGATAAAATCAAAGTTTGGACCTATCTGGTGCTGTTCTCCCCGCTTCTGGGGTTTGGCTCTTTGATCGTAACTCCGGATCTGCCGGTGATGTTCTTTTGGTCATTGGCGATTTTACTGGCTCTGCAGGCTCTCGACAAAAAAGCTCTTTCCAGCTACATCTGGCTGGGAGTGGCGTTAGGCCTGGGGTTCTGTTCCAAGTATCACATCGTTCTTTTCGTGCCGTGTCTGCTGGTGTATCTGACGGCAGAGAAGCGCTGGAAGGATGTGCGCTGGAATGGGGTTTTGCTGACTCTTGTGTCCGGTCTGATCTTCTGCACACCGGTTCTGTTGTGGAATTATCAGAATGACTTTGCTTCGTTTGAATTCCAAATCAAACACGGCTTGGAAAAAAGCTCTTACAACCCGGAATGGACCCTTTCCTACATCCTTGGGCAAATCCTGATCGTGTTCCCCCTGATCTTCTGGGCTGCTTTGCGGGCAAAAGTTCCCAAGGACCTGCGCTGGTTGTTCTATTTCGGCTGGGGTCCATTGCTGTTCTTCCTGTTCACTTCCTTCCGCGCTTTGGTGGAAGCCAACTGGCCGATCATCGCTTATCCGGCGATCCTGGCATTGGCGCTATTCCATCCGAAGGTGCAAAAGTGGACAAAAGTTTACGTGATCTTCTGGGGCGCGATTGTCGCCGTGGTGCTGGCAACCTTGTTCACACCGTCCTTGCGCAAGCTCAGTGACAAAGTCGAAGAGCCTTATGTCTTCCAAGAACTGAGCAGCGTGGCCAAAGAAGTGAGTCCACTTTACGCCAGCAGCTATCAAATGGCGGCCTCACTTTGGTATTTCAGCAAAGTTCCGGTGTTTAAGCTCAAGGGAATCAGCCGTTATGACTTCTTTGACACACTCCCGGAAGCCGAGCCGCAGGGCAAAGTTTTTTATTTAGTGAAGCGCGAGAGAAATGGTTTACCAAAGTGGATTTCCGAACAACAATGGCAGATGAAAGAGATTCGAAAAATCTCTCCTGACTTTGTCCTGTTGGAATTCACAAGACCATGAAAGTAATTGCAACTCTTTCTTTTTTGCTGGTGACCTTCTTCTTGTACGGATTTTATCTGAATCAGTACGAACTGGCTGTGGTACCACCACAAATCACCTCACAACACTCCTCAAGAAATCTGTATGACTACAAAGGTGTGCTGAATGTGCACACCGATCTGTCCAGCGGTTCGGCGACTTCCAGCTTTGTCATCACTTCAGCAAAACTGGCCAATCTGGATTTTATCTTCTTCACCGATTACAACGTTTTTAATATCCCGACGACGTTTGAATCCTACCACGGAAATCTGCTGGTCTTTAACGCCGGCAAGTACAGCTATCTGGATTCCCGTTTGATTTACTATTCGCTGAATCAAGAAAGCATCGGGGCCAACCTGGGTGATGCCCAGGTGAAACTGTCGGATCTGTTGTCGCAGAAAACCGGCGCCAGCAAAGACACACTGACGATTTTGGCCCACCCTTACAAGGCGGGTTACTCCTGGTCTGGAGAGATTCCTTCAGGCCTTGATGGGTTTGAGCTGCTGAACATGAAAAGTCTGATCAACCGCGCCTGGGCTGAGTCCAAGATCTCCACCATCTGGAGCCTTTTGATTTACCCTTTCAATCCGCGCCTGGCCTTCGTTCGGCTTTACACTGAACCCACGGATGAAATCGCACTGTTAAACAAACTCAGCCAGCAGCGCAAAGTGGTTGTCTATGCCGGAACAGAAGCCTCGGCCCGCGCGATTCCTCTGGCAAATTACTTCATTCGCTTCCCCAGTTATAAACGCAGCTTTGAATTCATGAGCAATCACGTGCTGCTAAAGTCCGAATTGACCGGAAGCTTCAACAGTGACCGCACCAAGATCTTCAATGCCATTAAAAACGGAAGCTTCTATATCGCGCTGGATACTTTAGGGGATCCAAAAGGCTTCTCAGCCACTATCGAAGATGGCAATCACAGCCACATGATGGGCTCCGAGGTGAAGTTCAGTAAAAACATGAGCCTGAAAGTGATTCTTCCGGCAAAGCCCCAGGACTTTTTTGAAATCATGATCATCAAAGACGGTGAAGTGGTCGCAAGAAAGAACGATCCAGAGCCGGTCTTTGAAATCAAAGAGCCGGGAACTTATCGAGTGCAGGTGCGGGTCAGTCCGATGCTGCCCATCCCGGACGCGAAAAAATGGATCACGTGGATTTACACCAATCCATTCTATGTCCGCCCTTAATCATCTGAAAGTGGAATCTCGACGGTGAGCCCGTCCACTGGCTCGATCTGACAGGCCAGACGCTCAAATGGCTGAAACCCCCGGTCTTCGGCCATCTCCTGCTCCAGCTCGTTGCGCGGAGGCAGCTTCTCAAGGCCCTTCACCACCAAAACCCGGCACGTCCCACAGGTCGCATTTCCGCCACAGGTGTGATTCAGCGGCACCTTCGCCCGGATGGCCACAGCCAAAACAGAATGATCCTTTTGACTCACTGAGACATCAATATTTTCGGGCAAAAAGCTTATAATTTTTCCAGACTTGGATGACACAGTCAGGAACTCCTTCACGGGGACACTCTTTAGTTGAAACAGCCCCATCCATTTTGTATCAATGTTTTCATGAGATTCATAGCTTTTGACTTAGAGACCACTGGTACAGTTCCTGGAGTAGATCAAATCGTAGAAATCGGGGCCGTTCGTTTTATCGATGGCCAGCCCGAGGCGATCTTTGCCACTTTGATTGACCCACTTCGCCCTATCCCACCGGGAGCTTCGGCGGTGAACGGTATCTCTGATGATATGGTTAAAGGCAAACCCCTGATCGACACCATCCTGCCGGCCTTTGCAGAGTTCTGCGGTGAGGATGTGCTGGTGGCGCACAATGCGCCTTTTGACTCCCAGTTCCTGATTGCTGACATTAAAAAGCATGAAACCACAGCTCCTCGTGGAGTGATTCTGGACAGCTTGCCAATCGCGCGTAAGGTCTTCCCAGGTCTTCCGAACTACAAACTGGGAACTTTGGTTCAGCATTTGAAAATCCCGACTTCCAACTTCCACCGCGCTGAAGAAGATGCAACTTATCTGGGCCACATGTTCAGCCAGATGATGAAAAGAATCTCTATCGGCGGCCAGGCACCTCAGGTCGGAAATCTGATCGCCCTGACCGGCAAACCAGAACTGCGTTTCCCGCAGATCGTGCGCCAGCCAAAACAAATGGACTTCTTCGGAGGTCTTTAAAATCAGGCCCTTCGGGGCCTTTTTTGTTTCCTTAACCTTTAGGAGTCATACATGAATAAACTTATGATGCTGTCAGCGGCTTTGATGCTGACCTTGGCCTCCACCGGACAAGCGGCAACAAACTTTCCCGATCTTAAAACCTGCGAAGAGGCTGTTTTTTATGTGAAAAGCCTTGGTGACTGCAAAATCACAGAAGCTGAAAAGAACAAGTACACTCTGCCGGATCTTCCTGACAGCAAAATGCCCGAAGGCCTTGAGCAGGTTCTAAAAATGCTGGCCCTGGCGGAATGCGAAGGCGCCACTGCCGGAGCCCAGCGCGAATGCATCCAGCTTTGCAAAGATGTC encodes:
- a CDS encoding 2Fe-2S iron-sulfur cluster-binding protein, whose product is MGLFQLKSVPVKEFLTVSSKSGKIISFLPENIDVSVSQKDHSVLAVAIRAKVPLNHTCGGNATCGTCRVLVVKGLEKLPPRNELEQEMAEDRGFQPFERLACQIEPVDGLTVEIPLSDD
- a CDS encoding 3'-5' exonuclease translates to MRFIAFDLETTGTVPGVDQIVEIGAVRFIDGQPEAIFATLIDPLRPIPPGASAVNGISDDMVKGKPLIDTILPAFAEFCGEDVLVAHNAPFDSQFLIADIKKHETTAPRGVILDSLPIARKVFPGLPNYKLGTLVQHLKIPTSNFHRAEEDATYLGHMFSQMMKRISIGGQAPQVGNLIALTGKPELRFPQIVRQPKQMDFFGGL
- a CDS encoding helix-turn-helix domain-containing protein; the protein is MKKTGELLKKAREEKGLSLHEIGLSLKISSKVLKAIEEGDETQLPAKTFLRGFVQSYANFLHLNSDQVLEVFYEEMGSTKPKPYIRQTEEPKAAGTTTESETKPAGAATEGTAEAAAPAPEATVTPIRKTPPPTSSNHGMQSLKENKNTKTYIILGLGVILVGLILFTKKMIDKYSKEAEVPSAEVAQTMEGATPVVVDTTIDGGTLTEVDPNATPGPLGNLTTAPTPAATVSSTATPAASPTSAVSTPVTAATPAASPTATPKPTATPSPAPTATPSPTPVASPSPTPTPTPKPESGKPVELIVEALDSVEIEYSAPNGKPQKIRLSAEQVHTFKSKSGLKINFSNGGAVNLILNGKEVGIPGDLGKPIRLSY
- a CDS encoding tetratricopeptide repeat protein, with amino-acid sequence MRKWILALCALTMLGCASRSAQEKQKAELHLRLGVAHIETGAYPYALQELLKAQELDPKNPVIQNNLGQVYFFRDRLDLAEKHLRQALSLEPRYSDARNNLGRVLIEAGRYADAEKEIQLVLNDLTYGNPEKAYINLGLVKFNQKEYAAARTSFGKVMDSQTDDCIANTYYGRTFFEEKDYGRAAEALDRAIGFCQKNLYDEPHYYSALSYYRLGEKSKSVARFEELIKYYPTGKYRDKAKGMLSLIRKGH
- a CDS encoding ArnT family glycosyltransferase, with translation MKDLFRIWWISLLVKLVLSALIPLSADEAYYWVWAQRPQLSYFDHPPLVSWLFYLGHFLEPFMNAVRWPAVILGHGLLAVWFYILKDKIDFDKIKVWTYLVLFSPLLGFGSLIVTPDLPVMFFWSLAILLALQALDKKALSSYIWLGVALGLGFCSKYHIVLFVPCLLVYLTAEKRWKDVRWNGVLLTLVSGLIFCTPVLLWNYQNDFASFEFQIKHGLEKSSYNPEWTLSYILGQILIVFPLIFWAALRAKVPKDLRWLFYFGWGPLLFFLFTSFRALVEANWPIIAYPAILALALFHPKVQKWTKVYVIFWGAIVAVVLATLFTPSLRKLSDKVEEPYVFQELSSVAKEVSPLYASSYQMAASLWYFSKVPVFKLKGISRYDFFDTLPEAEPQGKVFYLVKRERNGLPKWISEQQWQMKEIRKISPDFVLLEFTRP
- a CDS encoding class I SAM-dependent RNA methyltransferase, with product MSAKSNQRGAKAPLLGSKIKLNIEKLAIGGAGVARHEGMVVFVPQAAPNEEILAEITLVKKNFMEARVVEILTASPHRREPPCPVAHTCGGCNWQHITEEEQRRQKHTLVLETIKKFNRDLEFNYLPIQPSPRVLRYRNRIQPKFKNGRFGFFARNSHQIVETMDCLITEETLTDKFAEVKAWAEKKNAKDLQRLEMYIAEEGDVRYGLITDEDDGIGFSQVNRFQNEDLLRTALDWAGDGPYKKVYDLYAGAGNFTFPLAAKYAGSEIIGVELNPKLVERARSKITDKRMTYFMSDVETYMRRASIGKDDLVVLDPPRAGASEYTMQTLAAAQPRKIIYISCHPVSLARDLNWFFAQTQKLGIKYKLDRVQTFEMFPQTDHVETIAELRVDS
- a CDS encoding CehA/McbA family metallohydrolase domain-containing protein; the encoded protein is MKVIATLSFLLVTFFLYGFYLNQYELAVVPPQITSQHSSRNLYDYKGVLNVHTDLSSGSATSSFVITSAKLANLDFIFFTDYNVFNIPTTFESYHGNLLVFNAGKYSYLDSRLIYYSLNQESIGANLGDAQVKLSDLLSQKTGASKDTLTILAHPYKAGYSWSGEIPSGLDGFELLNMKSLINRAWAESKISTIWSLLIYPFNPRLAFVRLYTEPTDEIALLNKLSQQRKVVVYAGTEASARAIPLANYFIRFPSYKRSFEFMSNHVLLKSELTGSFNSDRTKIFNAIKNGSFYIALDTLGDPKGFSATIEDGNHSHMMGSEVKFSKNMSLKVILPAKPQDFFEIMIIKDGEVVARKNDPEPVFEIKEPGTYRVQVRVSPMLPIPDAKKWITWIYTNPFYVRP
- a CDS encoding DUF7844 domain-containing protein; this encodes MNKAGLIVAAMLMASSAHASFSYSLTEGPADKQFRQNAQILLKQAEQLLPVSIKSKFKKPLEVRFESLKENGDHALGKLSWGKVRIDLKAIPEIRRGESNATRTNRTHKTFYREILATVVHETIHAYDKLNDHDADEARMIRVCKEEKEDRQNTRTSPECKPYENMYRSYSQNPYFTMIAGFVDSDESWMKHRSPDIYELTSAFESFAVNMEYFLMDPDYACRRPSLYHLFRTKFKHTPFPNSGCQVPLNYVIPDFKGKDSPLRSIDPSRIYQVHYLLAAEGEAMMSGWGHSMFRLVMCAPERKVVGPDCLKDLDQHIVLSYRAFVNSIQINTLKGLTGDYPSRLFLVPMHQVIDEYTKTELRDLRSVPMNLSRDEIRQFVTRTIETHWSYDGRYYFTSNNCAVESLNLMKGSLFRPELIYLETKTPIGLEKDLLRLKIADNRVFANRTQAINTGYLFDSYRDRYEMSFKVLKDTIGVNQKDFRELLSLTASQRGSLYSRINKLEGKTRRKAAAAIVLLENGAHRFLTAAIKADLTQHVIKEEKQAAKRGETTRQKEIVTALTEISDMFSQPASFLKGAEGYGLPTEQDWEQVQRLSSHKQNQGSDIYDEVQKNVESLINSAQMKEIEAIKKNVEFALSFMRSI
- the ndk gene encoding nucleoside-diphosphate kinase, which codes for MSIEQTFSIIKPNAMKKNAIGDIVSMFEANGLKIAAAKITVLTTAKAEEFYAEHKARPFFGELVSFMTSGPVMLMCLQGEGAVLKNREIMGATDPKKANPGTVRAKFGDNVGENAVHGSDSPESAARELALFFEKHEICNV